Proteins co-encoded in one Octopus bimaculoides isolate UCB-OBI-ISO-001 chromosome 7, ASM119413v2, whole genome shotgun sequence genomic window:
- the LOC106884523 gene encoding PITH domain-containing protein CG6153, with translation MAGHGHGHGHCCHEHKSTGQADEDSANAFNLYLKIDTDRIVCLNEAVEDSGKHVFKPWNERLSKEKYVDSDVDEELLFNIPFTGHVKLKSIIVIGGGENMDPSKMKLFKNRPAMTFDDTNAAADQEFDLNPDPEGQLHYPTKVARFNQVEHLTIYFPTNFGADLTRIYYIGLRGDFTVIKRHGVTICNYEARANPTDHKTSSLEMMGKMVQ, from the exons atggCTGGACATGGTCACGGTCATGGCCATTGTTGTCACGAACACAAAAGCACTGGGCAAGCAGACGAAGACAGTGCTAATGCGTTTAATTTGTATCTTAAAATAGACACAGATCGAATTGTATGTTTGAATGAAGCTGTGGAGGATTCTGGAAAACATGTCTTTAAACCATGGAATGAACGTCTCTCGAAggaaaag tatgttgacagtgatgttgatgaagaattattatttaatattcc ATTTACAGGCCATGTTAAGCTGAAAAGTATTATTGTCATTGGAGGTGGTGAAAATATGGATCCATCAAAGATGAAGCT GTTCAAAAACCGTCCAGCAATGACATTTGATGACACAAATGCTGCAGCAGACCAAGAATTTGATCTTAATCCTGACCCAGAAGGCCAACTGCACTACCCAACAaa agTGGCTCGTTTTAACCAAGTAGAACACCTTACAATATATTTTCCTACTAATTTTGGTGCTGATTTaacaagaatatattatattggaCTTCGAGGAGATTTCACTGTA ATAAAACGCCATGGAGTCACTATATGTAATTATGAAGCACGAGCTAATCCAACTGATCACAAGACCAGTTCCTTAGAAATGATGGGTAAGATGGTTCAGTGA
- the LOC106884524 gene encoding 39S ribosomal protein L22, mitochondrial isoform X1, whose translation MACTQRVLSRCGLRTLFSRLSLEKQICVPTANAALKILPVQTQSLHTTSVNHGFKWDNYNTIVYPPTKPGEEERPAEINHSRENIKYSPLKMWYIACMIRGMSIDEALKQLSFYKRKGSAVVKEVLLEAQEMAILQHGVEFKSNLWIADALATKGVVVKGLRKHRGPRYGVVHYKYCNIYIRLREGSPPKHYYPVEETGYEKLQNYLTEQRKRKIIFSL comes from the exons ATGGCGTGCACACAGCGTG TGTTGTCTCGCTGTGGTCTTCGTACACTTTTTAGCAG actTAGTTTGGAAAAGCAAATCTGTGTGCCAACAGCAAATGCTGCATTGAAAATATTGCCTGTACAAACCCAGTCTTTACATACCACATCAGTAAACCATGGATTCAAGTGGGATAATTACAACACTATTGTTTATCCACCAACAAAACCTGGAGAGGAAGAACGGCCTGCT GAAATAAATCACTCTcgagaaaatattaaatacagtcCATTAAAGATGTGGTACATTGCTTGTATG ATCCGAGGAATGTCCATCGATGAAGCCCTGAAACAGTTGTCATTTTATAAGAGAAAAGGCTCTGCTGTTGTGAAAGAG GTTCTTTTAGAAGCTCAGGAAATGGCCATCCTTCAGCATGGAGTTGAATTCAAATCTAATTTATGGATAG CTGACGCCCTAGCTACAAAAGGTGTAGTTGTGAAAGGTTTGCGGAAACACAGAGGCCCCCGATATGGTGTAGTACATtacaaatattgcaatatttacATACGCTTAAGGGAAGGCTCACCACCAAAACACTACTACCCGGTAGAGGAAACAGGATACGAGAAACTACAAAATTACCTGACTGAACAGAGAAAACGCAAaatcatattttctctttaa
- the LOC106884524 gene encoding 39S ribosomal protein L22, mitochondrial isoform X2: protein MWYIACMIRGMSIDEALKQLSFYKRKGSAVVKEVLLEAQEMAILQHGVEFKSNLWIADALATKGVVVKGLRKHRGPRYGVVHYKYCNIYIRLREGSPPKHYYPVEETGYEKLQNYLTEQRKRKIIFSL, encoded by the exons ATGTGGTACATTGCTTGTATG ATCCGAGGAATGTCCATCGATGAAGCCCTGAAACAGTTGTCATTTTATAAGAGAAAAGGCTCTGCTGTTGTGAAAGAG GTTCTTTTAGAAGCTCAGGAAATGGCCATCCTTCAGCATGGAGTTGAATTCAAATCTAATTTATGGATAG CTGACGCCCTAGCTACAAAAGGTGTAGTTGTGAAAGGTTTGCGGAAACACAGAGGCCCCCGATATGGTGTAGTACATtacaaatattgcaatatttacATACGCTTAAGGGAAGGCTCACCACCAAAACACTACTACCCGGTAGAGGAAACAGGATACGAGAAACTACAAAATTACCTGACTGAACAGAGAAAACGCAAaatcatattttctctttaa
- the LOC106884525 gene encoding uncharacterized protein LOC106884525 → MWQMLLDWLWIVWNFMLLYYIGVRSLFQDVTNERKKPSALPPQHGRVAIVTGGTTGIGYYTTKTLCSLGMHVIIASRCKKHIQKAIDDIKKEQPDAVIEGFEVDLGSMKSVHKFAYEFKSRRLPLHMLINNAGVMYVPYKKTEDGLEKHIAVNYMGHFLLSILLLPVLNMSGTNQLFARIVNVSSSTHRVGNIDLSTFTSKGAKPSRYSPYASYSQSKLAMIMATYELARRLKAAKCFRVTVNTLHPGVVDTNLHSNAVFPVPLIRCLISRFYLTPEQGADTVLHVALSPDLEKQSGGYYENCEKATSSKLSNSMQLQQAIWHTTCSVLGIDPHDLPTSRSHDMSGNNAGMPFSWHDDYMNSPYQFNSSPSLSNEMGISCITGPQNTITTFGMISKSNPVPDHFAVDFDRDGSPTPLHVPKPEITLNETVIQITEDPKILQMEISSKATQKPKPTITGPMSASDIALPDLKLPSSCDEVVDMDSINKISNEDSIPDIYVSHYDVKNNLENIPEEENENDCKNFMSTPTIGPQCPVPDGPKDDISEHTPQLRAVMCGNDIIYVANSIEDVEAGLAKSSSQSTPTFVKTSSNASGSFISIVEGPNKKELMPNYSNDRRSSVSGNSSCVSIPHITLNESMLASLNYESDSLSELENSDSQQYLNTNSDFITIDETAQNFLTKKSKSAGNSPHFELNETKTIVKDFANSAPNLSSQFTKDETFKLNELESEVEDDRENHTKSEHLQTSVLPNMLEKNNMREKILSDDDNEYDPSSSAEESTDSEDFENIKFPLKYSARSKYNQSPSISDDDDTFISVPRERGRSMVRRCSQVSPSVLDDVDADISLSSVTLKDITIKLPEKQSGVSPELSPHSLCKYQDDQILKFVNDIITESIKLSAEDSELQNILEGIAKENPHDVEKIFTESTQMSSKDCELPSTLVENLEEECSPSNVKDSTETSSKESDVSDSSNEYFKEYNVTIVSESEQMSSIDSEVSEKPTKNLQECSIDVDEETKVFKVETLTHNSESEFESVTMQHDNIAPAVKDEDNERENVFVGSISSEIRTFLAEKGSETTKNIPDNQRDSRMNPAFSQKGWDRLPYNATEAEMNAFREYAAFTDSLKRTGRITPIPHQLDTVMEEVVTEDTNSMFKTNQEELHNIDCPRKPRRNSQEIESNIIKDCALFADAFLTDHSYLLNQPTEEDLNKPKESPVRKITKQFEEKINLSGRQSPLCPQNSPESSSRASSPHPQYFFPSNSMTESSFEEEEEEIRANRVIFSPLSSPVKRIDEDVDSMGFLFLIPQNKYPKAKIVSVSDNIDSNLETVKGVPIDNNVCCVSSKYPSSPHEDCRNEAAKKNVTTTDMESIHDTQSEISTNENDGKDISAREESTFTESDLNQELPSNIQDESITKSETSKDTIQMHQPLVTNEVVQNITESDQSPLTETESCEPLSADSNNISESNQIATEDNLTKQSNCSEEHNSSGKDCCDDNLSQTDQHITLGENFDNDSNQQSDRSSDTVVDMPLGNESCSENQPMTCETPEQVESEISASICQDEQTSPTNNAETGGNIEFTDNSEISSASYYSPTKSSSDSEDCWFDSKSLSLDFELNKDDTGYAKMLASYYAVSKEECQDGSQDDTAGNTIATDGNTGLEECNEGSTDTPQSTIADVAEKDT, encoded by the exons CTGGTGTCATGTATGTCCCTTACAAGAAAACTGAAGATGGTTTAGAGAAGCACATAGCTGTAAACTATATGGGACACTTCCTGCTCAGTATCTTGCTACTTCCTGTCCTCAACATGTCAGGCACAAATCAATTATTTGCTAGGATTGTAAATGTTTCATCTTCAACACACCGTGTTGGAAATATAGACTTGTCAACTTTCACTTCTAA aGGAGCAAAACCATCACGTTATTCTCCATATGCTTCATACTCTCAATCAAAGCTGGCAATGATTATGGCTACCTACGAGCTGGCTCGCAGGCTAAAAGCAGCCAAATGCTTTCGTGTTACTGTGAATACTCTTCATCCAGGAGTTGTCGATACTAATTTGCATTCAAATGCTGTGTTTCCAGTGCCATTAATTCGCTGCTTAATTAGTCGCTTTTATTTG acaCCTGAACAGGGTGCAGATACAGTTTTACATGTGGCCTTATCTCCAGACCTCGAGAAGCAAAGTGGTGGTTACTATGAAAATTGTGAAAAAGCTACATCCAGTAAACTGTCAAATTCCATGCAGCTTCAACAAGCTATATGGCACACTACCTGTTCAGTTTTGGGTATTGATCCACA TGATCTTCCAACAAGCCGAAGTCATGATATGAGTGGTAACAATGCTGGTATGCCATTTTCCTGGCATGATGATTACATGAACAGTCCATACCAGTTTAATAGTAGCCCTTCGCTTAGTAATGAAATGGGAATTTCTTGCATCACTGGGCCCCAAAACACTATTACAACCTTTGGTATGATTAGCAAAAGTAATCCAGTTCCTGACCACTTTGCTGTTGATTTTGATCGAGATGGTAGCCCAACTCCATTGCATGTACCAAAACCTGAAATTACTCTTAATGAAACAGTAATACAGATTACCGAAGATCCCAAAATTCTGCAAATGGAAATTTCTTCAAAAGCAACGCAAAAACCAAAACCCACTATTACAGGTCCAATGTCTGCTAGTGATATTGCTTTACCTGACCTAAAATTACCATCTTCTTGTGATGAAGTGGTTGACATGGACTCAATTAACAAAATTAGCAATGAGGATTCAATTCCTGACATATATGTATCACATTATGATGTAAAAAATAATCTTGAAAATATACCCgaagaagaaaatgagaatgaCTGCAAAAACTTCATGAGTACACCTACTATTGGACCACAATGCCCAGTTCCAGATGGTCCAAAAGATGACATTTCAGAACATACACCTCAATTACGTGCTGTGATGTGTGGCAATGATATCATTTATGTAGCAAACTCTATAGAAGATGTTGAAGCTGGTTTAGCAAAGAGCAGTTCCCAGTCTACTCCAACCTTTGTCAAAACTTCATCAAATGCTAGTGGTTCATTTATTTCAATAGTAGAAGGACCTAATAAAAAGGAATTAATGCCAAATTATTCAAATGATAGACGAAGTTCAGTATCTGGAAATTCTTCATGTGTTTCTATTCCACACATTACTCTAAATGAAAGTATGTTAGCAAGTCTAAACTATGAATCGGATAGTTTAAGTGAATTAGAGAATAGTGATAGTCAGCAATATCTAAATACAAATTCAGATTTCATCACCATTGACGAAACAGCTCAAAACTTTCTGACAAAGAAATCAAAGAGTGCTGGAAACTCCCCACATTTTGAGCTTAATGAAACAAAAACCATTGTCAAAGACTTTGCTAACAGTGCCCCAAATTTAAGCAGTCAATTTACAAAAGACGAGACATTCAAACTAAATGAACTGGAAAGTGAAGTGGAGGATGATAGAGAAAACCATACCAAGTCTGAACATTTGCAAACAAGTGTCTTACCTAATATGTTAGAAAAGAATAACATGAGAGAAAAAATtctcagtgatgatgataatgagtatGATCCAAGTAGCAGTGCTGAAGAATCTACAGACTCTGaagactttgaaaatataaaatttcctttaaaatattctGCTAGAAGTAAGTATAATCAGTCACCTTCtataagtgatgatgatgatacatttattTCTGTTCCAAGGGAAAGAGGACGTTCTATGGTTAGACGTTGCTCTCAGGTTTCTCCAAGTGTTTTGGATGATGTAGATGCAGATATTTCATTAAGTTCTGTGACACTAAAGGATATTACAATAAAGCTTCCTGAAAAACAAAGCGGTGTATCTCCAGAGCTTTCTCCTCATTCCCTCTGTAAATATCAAGATGATCAGATTCTAAAATTTGTTAATGATATAATCACTGAATCAATAAAATTATCTGCAGAAGATAGTGAGTTACAAAACATTTTGGAAGGAATTGCAAAAGAGAATCCTCATGAtgttgagaaaatatttactgaatcAACACAGATGTCTTCTAAAGACTGTGAACTACCAAGTACTTTGGTTGAAAACCTTGAAGAAGAATGTAGCCCTTCAAATGTCAAAGATTCGACAGAAACATCTTCGAAAGAAAGTGATGTTTCTGACAgttcaaatgaatattttaaagaatataacgTTACCATTGTTAGTGAATCAGAACAGATGTCTTCCATAGATAGTGAAGTGTCAGAAAAACCAACTAAAAATCTCCAAGAATGTTCTATCGATGTTGATGAAGAAACAAAAGTATTTAAGGTAGAAACGTTAACACATAACTCTGAGTCTGAATTTGAAAGTGTCACCATGCAACATGACAATATTGCACCTGCTGTCAAAGATGAAGACaatgaaagagagaatgtatTTGTAGGCTCAATTAGCAGTGAGATCAGAACGTTTCTTGCAGAAAAGGGTTCAGAAACTACCAAAAATATTCCTGACAATCAAAGAGACAGTAGAATGAATCCTGCTTTCTCTCAAAAGGGATGGGACAGATTACCATATAATGCTACTGAAGCAGAAATGAATGCCTTCAGAGAATATGCTGCATTTACCGATTCTCTTAAGCGAACGGGGAGGATAACACCAATTCCCCATCAACTAGATACTGTTATGGAAGAAGTGGTCACTGAAGATACAAACTCTATGTTTAAAACAAATCAAGAAGAGCTACATAACATAGATTGTCCAAGAAAACCAAGACGGAATTCCCAAGAGATTGAATCCAATATAATTAAAGATTGTGCACTTTTTGCTGATGCTTTTCTGACAGATCACAGCTATTTGTTAAATCAACCAACCGAGGAGGACTTGAACAAACCAAAAGAATCTCCTGTTAGAAAAATTACCaaacaatttgaagaaaaaattaatttatctggCCGACAGTCCCCACTCTGTCCTCAAAATAGTCCTGAATCTTCATCCCGAGCTTCTTCTCCTCACCcacaatatttttttccatcaaattcaatgacagaaTCTTCAtttgaggaagaggaagaagaaatacgAGCAAATCGAGTTATCTTTTCTCCATTAAGCTCCCCAGTAAAGAGAATTGATGAAGATGTTGACAGCATGGGATTTCTCTTTCTGATTCCACAGAATAAGTATCCTAAAGCTAAAATAGTTAGCGTTTCTGACAATATTGACTCTAATCTTGAAACTGTTAAAGGTGTGCCGATTGATAACAATGTATGTTGTGTTTCTTCAAAATATCCTTCATCACCACATGAAGATTGCAGAAATGAAGCAGCTAAGAAGAATGTAACAACTACAGATATGGAAAGCATACATGATACACAGTCAGAAATCTCTACAAATGAAAATGATGGAAAGGATATTTCTGCAAGGGAAGAGAGTACATTTACTGAAAGTGACCTTAACCAAGAGTTGCCATCAAATATTCAAGATGAATCAATTACAAAAAGTGAAACTTCGAAGGATACAATCCAAATGCATCAACCTTTAGTAACCAATGAAGTTGTCCAGAATATTACTGAATCAGATCAGTCACcactgacagaaactgaaagctgtGAGCCACTCAGTGCAGATAGTAATAATATCTCTGAATCAAACCAGATTGCAACTGAAGATAACTTAACTAAGCAAAGCAATTGTTCTGAAGAACACAACTCAAGTGGAAAAGACTGTTGCGATGATAATCTGTCTCAAACAGACCAACATATTACTCTGGGAGAAAATTTTGATAATGACAGCAATCAACAAAGTGATAGATCTAGTGATACAGTGGTTGACATGCCTCTAGGAAATGAAAGCTGTTCTGAAAACCAGCCAATGACTTGTGAGACTCCAGAACAGGTAGAATCTGAAATATCAGCAAGCATATGCCAAGATGAACAAACATCACCCACTAACAATGCTGAAACTGGTGGAAATATAGAATTTACAGACAATAGTGAAATAAGTTCAGCATCTTACTATTCACCAACTAAATCCAGTTCTGACAGTGAAGATTGTTGGTTTGATAGTAAATCTTTATCCTTAGATTTTGAACTTAATAAAGATGATACAGGTTATGCTAAAATGTTAGCTTCATATTATGCAGTTTCCAAAGAGGAATGCCAAGATGGATCGCAGGATGACACAGCTGGCAATACAATAGCAACTGATGGAAATACAGGCTTAGAAGAATGTAATGAAGGCAGTACAGATACCCCTCAGTCTACTATTGCTGATGTGGCAGAAAAAGACACATAA